The Halanaerobiales bacterium genome has a segment encoding these proteins:
- a CDS encoding methyl-accepting chemotaxis protein → ILILVMVGASSFIAYRQAQGILDDSLKNAARNSANKNAKIFSEALKEPFNNVDNIDTSWVNQQSGLISTLDPGAVASYFWGNQEEVFINYAKNKEYFNTMFSMGVNGAYTATNGEETFEGSYSDKNFYKESLEKKEMVISSPFTDPDTGTEVVAISKPLLIDNDVKVLIGATVKLSYIQSLTKNMNINGHGYAWIIDENRNILTHQDPEMVGTKVDIEKNPELEQITNKMIAGERGLDYYNYQGIQKEIAYAPIEGVNWSMAITADQEVLMKPMQNMRRGIIIAVLITILIGIIVSYFISAQIVNPLIELSEVAKKVANGDLTVEIEEDKDKGEIGILKNAIREMIGNLAAMIEQIKEVSEQMASSSEELSASGQQVSNTAEQVGTAIQEVASGAEEQSAQIDETRDNVSDLASGIDNVSDMSKDMDEQADNVISNIDQGKNEINNTIKQVQEVKVQANKTSENINELGDLSEEIGEIVELINGISAQTNLLALNAAIEAARAGEAGRGFSVVADEIRELAEESSEATENIAGLITDIQNRVEVTIGQMNKAEDAVGTSVDAIKSTEDSFEEINNAARKLRDLIEDVSQATSGMADNSSEVSASIEEIAAVSEEASGNAEEVAASSEEQIAATEDIVEGAEELAKISDKLIETIEQFKLK, encoded by the coding sequence ATTTTGATTTTAGTAATGGTTGGAGCAAGTTCTTTTATAGCCTATCGTCAGGCTCAGGGAATCCTTGATGATAGTTTGAAGAATGCCGCTCGTAATTCAGCAAATAAAAACGCTAAAATATTTTCAGAAGCTTTAAAAGAACCTTTTAATAATGTTGATAATATTGACACAAGTTGGGTTAACCAGCAGTCTGGCTTAATATCTACCTTAGATCCAGGTGCTGTAGCTTCATATTTTTGGGGAAATCAGGAAGAAGTATTTATAAATTATGCTAAAAATAAAGAATATTTTAATACCATGTTTTCGATGGGAGTTAATGGAGCTTACACAGCAACAAATGGTGAAGAAACTTTTGAAGGGTCTTATTCTGATAAAAACTTTTATAAAGAAAGTTTAGAGAAAAAAGAAATGGTGATTTCTTCTCCTTTTACTGATCCGGATACAGGGACAGAAGTTGTTGCTATTAGTAAACCACTTTTAATCGATAATGATGTTAAAGTATTAATAGGAGCAACAGTTAAATTATCGTACATACAGAGTTTAACTAAAAATATGAATATAAATGGTCATGGTTATGCCTGGATTATTGATGAAAACAGGAATATATTAACTCACCAGGATCCAGAAATGGTTGGAACAAAGGTTGATATAGAAAAAAATCCTGAATTAGAACAGATTACAAATAAAATGATAGCTGGTGAAAGAGGTTTAGACTATTATAATTATCAGGGTATACAAAAAGAAATAGCTTATGCTCCGATTGAAGGAGTAAATTGGTCTATGGCTATAACTGCTGATCAGGAAGTTTTAATGAAACCGATGCAGAATATGAGAAGAGGTATTATAATAGCAGTTCTTATAACTATTTTAATAGGGATAATAGTAAGTTACTTTATTTCTGCACAGATTGTTAATCCTTTAATTGAATTAAGTGAAGTTGCCAAAAAAGTTGCTAATGGTGATTTAACTGTAGAAATTGAAGAAGATAAAGATAAAGGTGAAATAGGTATTCTAAAAAATGCCATAAGAGAAATGATTGGTAATTTGGCAGCTATGATAGAACAGATTAAAGAAGTGTCAGAACAAATGGCTTCTTCCAGTGAAGAATTATCTGCTTCAGGTCAACAGGTAAGTAATACCGCTGAACAGGTGGGTACCGCTATTCAGGAAGTAGCATCTGGAGCAGAAGAACAATCAGCTCAAATTGATGAAACTCGAGATAATGTTAGTGATCTTGCTTCAGGTATTGATAATGTAAGTGATATGTCAAAAGATATGGATGAACAGGCTGATAATGTAATATCTAATATTGATCAGGGTAAAAATGAAATAAATAATACTATTAAGCAGGTCCAGGAAGTTAAAGTACAGGCCAATAAAACTTCTGAAAATATAAATGAACTTGGAGATTTATCAGAAGAAATTGGAGAAATAGTTGAATTGATCAATGGGATTTCAGCTCAGACCAATTTACTTGCTTTAAATGCAGCAATTGAGGCTGCCAGAGCAGGAGAAGCTGGCCGAGGATTTAGTGTTGTAGCTGATGAAATAAGAGAACTTGCTGAAGAATCCTCAGAAGCTACTGAAAATATAGCAGGATTAATTACTGATATACAAAATAGAGTAGAAGTTACAATTGGCCAGATGAATAAAGCAGAAGATGCAGTAGGTACAAGTGTAGATGCTATTAAATCTACTGAAGATTCATTTGAAGAGATTAATAATGCAGCTCGCAAATTACGAGATTTAATTGAAGATGTATCTCAAGCCACAAGTGGAATGGCTGATAATAGTAGTGAAGTAAGTGCTTCAATTGAAGAGATTGCAGCTGTGAGTGAAGAAGCTTCTGGTAATGCAGAAGAAGTTGCTGCTTCAAGTGAAGAACAAATTGCCGCTACCGAAGATATTGTTGAAGGAGCAGAAGAACTTGCCAAGATTTCTGATAAATTAATAGAGACTATAGAACAGTTTAAATTAAAATAA
- a CDS encoding MBL fold metallo-hydrolase has translation MFFKRIETKGLAHYSYVLADGNQGIVIDPRRDVDVYLDLAKENSFQIKYVLETHRNEDYVVGSTKIASLTGAEIYHADRELDYKYGNELKEGKRYKFGGYEIKAINTPGHTPDSFSFVLYNKEDEPWMVFTGDVLFAGDVGRVDFLGEDMIEEMAGRLYDSIYGKILPLGDEVLLWPAHGTGSACGSKIADRKWTTIGLEKKLNHQLNYERRDSFIKEVAEMRDKPNYFKKMEKINLEDNSQKDIPFIEPLTPPEFEKISQKDDTVILDTRKETAFAAAHIGDSLFIWEDRLAKFAGWFLPLDKKILLVSDNNYPQSELETLYRMGFDNLGGYLKGDLLSWHMTGRKSEAVNMVNVTTACSIIDKRDVAYLLDVRKEKELEKGGKILGADNIPLQQLPDNTVDIPEDKEIYIFCSSGVRSMIAASLLRKKGYHKLNVILGGIQNWNSKSCPLEK, from the coding sequence ATGTTTTTTAAAAGAATAGAAACGAAAGGACTTGCTCATTATTCTTATGTTTTGGCAGATGGCAATCAAGGAATTGTGATTGATCCCAGAAGAGATGTAGATGTATATTTAGATCTAGCAAAAGAAAATTCTTTTCAGATTAAGTATGTATTGGAAACTCATCGTAATGAAGATTATGTAGTAGGATCTACCAAAATAGCCAGTTTGACAGGTGCCGAAATTTATCATGCTGATCGAGAATTGGATTATAAATATGGCAATGAATTAAAAGAAGGTAAGAGATATAAGTTTGGTGGTTATGAAATAAAAGCTATAAATACCCCGGGACATACTCCAGATTCATTTAGTTTTGTTTTATATAATAAAGAGGATGAACCCTGGATGGTATTTACAGGTGATGTTTTATTTGCAGGAGATGTAGGAAGAGTTGATTTTTTAGGTGAAGATATGATTGAAGAAATGGCAGGAAGACTTTATGATTCTATCTATGGTAAGATTTTGCCTCTTGGAGATGAAGTTTTACTCTGGCCTGCTCATGGAACGGGTTCAGCCTGTGGTAGTAAAATAGCAGATAGAAAATGGACAACTATTGGCCTGGAGAAAAAATTAAATCATCAGCTTAATTATGAAAGAAGGGATAGTTTTATTAAAGAAGTAGCTGAAATGAGGGATAAGCCTAATTATTTTAAAAAGATGGAAAAAATTAACTTAGAAGATAATTCTCAGAAAGATATTCCCTTTATTGAGCCTTTAACACCTCCAGAATTTGAAAAAATTTCTCAAAAAGATGATACAGTCATTTTGGATACCAGAAAAGAAACTGCTTTTGCTGCTGCCCATATTGGTGATTCTCTTTTCATCTGGGAAGATCGTCTTGCAAAATTTGCTGGTTGGTTTTTACCTTTAGATAAAAAAATTCTTTTAGTAAGTGATAATAATTATCCTCAATCCGAATTGGAGACCTTATATAGAATGGGTTTTGATAATCTTGGAGGATATCTAAAAGGTGATCTTTTAAGCTGGCATATGACCGGCAGAAAAAGTGAGGCTGTAAATATGGTTAATGTGACAACAGCATGTAGTATAATAGATAAAAGAGATGTAGCCTATTTACTTGATGTTAGAAAAGAAAAGGAATTAGAAAAGGGAGGTAAAATTTTAGGTGCTGATAATATTCCCTTACAACAACTTCCAGATAATACTGTAGATATTCCAGAAGATAAAGAAATATATATTTTCTGTAGCAGTGGAGTAAGGTCAATGATAGCAGCCAGCCTTTTAAGAAAAAAAGGTTATCATAAATTAAATGTTATCTTAGGGGGAATCCAAAATTGGAATTCCAAAAGCTGTCCATTAGAAAAATAG